DNA sequence from the Paenibacillus physcomitrellae genome:
TCGTACGTCACGGTCAACAGGCCGTTATCGGCCGTAACGATGTCCCCCGTTTGGATGACGGTTACCGGCACCGGCTCGGCGGCTAATACACTCCTGTCTCCTGGCATAAAACCGCCGGTCAGCAGCACGGCTCCGACCGTGGCAAGCAGCAATCGGCGAATCCTTTTGTTCATACTGGCTATCCCTCCCGCTTAAGATTTGAAATCATTTTCCAGTGTAGTTAAAATGTAAGCGTTTTACTATTTAACGATGATTGGATTTCTTTCGTAACGGTTGGGTCTTCGCCCTGGGAGCTTGTCCAGTGGCTGGCATAGTGGCTCGTCTACTAGCTTGTCATCCGCTGCGGATTTTTCCCGGCGACAGGCCGAAGCATTTTTTGAACAGATGGTAGAAATGGCTTAGGTTATCAAAACCGGCCTCCAGCGAGACTTCCAGGATAGAAAGCCGGGTAGTCAGCAGCAAATTTCTGGCATAACTGAGCCGGAGCTGATTGATGTAAGCCGTGGGGGTGGTCTGCAGGTATTGTTTAAAAATGCGGTTGAGATGGCTGACGCTTCGGTCCGCCAGCTCGTTCAGCCTTTCCAGCCCTGCGGTGAAGTTTTCTTTCTTCTGCATTTCGATGAGCAGCAGGTCGAGCCACTCCGGCAGCGTTCTGCCGTTTTCATCCCGGTAATCGTAATAAAAGTACGCGAGTGCCTCGGTCAGCAGGCTGCGGGCCGCCATCCGCGCTTTGGGTTTGTCCGTCGTCGTATACAGGTGCATCTGTCTTCCTTTGCGGCTTATGGCCTCCAGATCGGAAGACACAAGCCGGACTACAGGCGATTTCCGCCCTTCTTTCAGCTTCTGGGCAAAACCCGGGTTGCCGAAATAAGCAAACGCGTTCTCCACGATTTCCGGATAATAATTGACGTTCATAAACCGGCAGTCCTCGTGTCCCCAATAATCGTAGCCGTGGGTATCGCCGGGCCGGACGAACGCCATCGCCCCCGTCTCCAAAGGCTGCTCTTCCCCGTTGATCCGGTGGATGCACCTGCCGGAGGTAACCAGGAACAGCTCGTAAAAATCATGGCTGTGCAGCGGATAGGCATGCTGAATCGAATGGACGATATGATAGTTCGACTGCACCTGGGCGTCGATCAGCGCGGCGGCGCGCAGAACGGGAATCTGCATCTTCCCCCCTCCTCTTTCCGATCAAGTTCAAGTCAGGCAAATGATAATATAGAACAAAAATTTACGCAAGCAATACAAGACGACCCGCAGCCGGAATGCTATGATCTAGCTGTTCTTGGCGGTTAGGATTAATCATTGCGAAGCCTGAGATACAAATACAGTACAAAAATGAACAGCCGATATCAGGAGGAGATCAGATGCGTTTGCTAACACTTAATGGGGTTTGGAAAATGAAGCGGACCGACGAAACGGAGTGGAACAGCGCCGTCGTACCGGGATCTGTTTTTCAGGATTTGCTTGAGGCAGGCAAAATGGAGGACCCTTTCTTCCGCGACAATGAATACGACATTCTGGAGCAGACGAAATTTGATTACGAATACGAAAGAACCTTTCTTGTGGAACAAGGGGCGCTTGACCACGACGTTGTCCTGCTCCGCTGCGAAGGCCTGGACACGCTCTGCGAAATCAGGATCAACGGCAACCTCGTTCTTGAGGCCGATAACATGCACCGTACTTATGAACCGGATGTTAAACAGGTCCTGAAGCCCGGGGAAAATCACATCCACGTCCTGCTCAATTCGCCGACCCGCTATGTTCTGGAACGGGACAAGGAGATGTACCTGTGCAGCTGCGCCGATGCGGTACCGGGCATCTCCCATTTACGGAAGGCCCACAGCATGTTCGGCTGGGACTGGGGTCCGCAGCTGCCTGATTCGGGCATCTGGCGGGACATCGACCTGCGCGGCTACGACTTCGGGCGGATCGAGGACGTACTCGTTACGCAGCACCATACTGATGATCATGTCAGCCTGGAGATCCGGACGGACGTCCGCCAGTGGAGAGAAGCCGGCCTGCGGGTACGCATCGTGTTGAAGGCTCCGGACGGCGAAACATGGGAACATGAAGCAACCCTGGACGGTTACAGCGTCCTGCAGACGATCGGCGTTGACCATCCTGAGCTGTGGTGGCCGCACAATTACGGCAGCCAGCCGCTGTATGGACTGACCGTACAGGTGCTGAACGGAGACCGGGTCATCGACGACAAAACGATCCGCATCGGCCTGCGGACGCTGACGATCCGTCAGGAAGAAGACCAATGGGGCGAATCGTTCGAATTTGAAGTCAACGGCAAAAGCATCTTTGCCATGGGGGCCAACTACATTCCGGAGGACAACGTTTTTGGAAGACTAAGCTTCGGGCGGTCTAAGAACCTGCTGCAGAGCTGCGTGGAAGCCAACTACAACTGCATCCGCATCTGGGGCGGCGGCTTTTATCCGGACGACCGCTTCTACGATTTGTGCGACGAATACGGGCTGATCGTCTGGCAGGATCATCTGTATGCCTGCGGCGCTTACGATTTTAACGAAGCCTTTAAAGAGAACATCCGGCAGGAGACGATCGACAACGTCAAAAGGCTCCGCCATCACGCCTCCCTTGGCATCTGGAGCGGCAACAACGAGCTTGAATATGCGTGGGCATATTGGGGCTGGACGGAACGGTTCGGGGAGAAGCTGCGGGACGATTATCTGCTTCAATTCGAGCAATTTATGCCCGAGCTGAACCAATCGCTTGATCCGAACACCTTCTACTGGCGTTCTTCGCCTTCCTCGGCCGGCGGCCTGGACGACCCGAACAAGGAAAGCCTAGGCGATATGCACTATTGGGACGTGTGGCATGGCCGGAAGCCGATTACGGAATTCCGCACGCTGTTTCCGAGGTTCATGTCCGAATTCGGGCTGCAGTCGTTTCCTTCGCTGAAAACGGTAGAGACGTTCACCCTGCCTGAAGACCGGAACATTTTCTCCTATGTCATGGAGGCTCACCAGAAGAACGGCACGGGCAATGAAAAAATCCTTTATTATATCAGCGAATACTTTAAATATCCGAAAGACTTTGACTCGCTCCTGTATGTTTCGCAGCTGATCCAGGCGGAAGGCATGCGCGTCGGAGTCGAGCATTGGCGGCGCAACCGCGGCCGGTGCATGGGGGCTATCTACTGGCAGCTGAACGACATCTGGCCGGGAGCCTCCTGGTCCAGCCTGGACTACTTCGGCAGATGGAAAGCCACCCATCATGCGGCCAAACGGTTTTTCGCTCCGGTGCTCGCTTCGGCGTGCGAAGAGGGAACAACCGCTTCGCTGCACGTGACCAACGAGACGCTTCACCCGGTCAGCGGGCGTTTGTCCTGGCGCCTGATGAACCACCGGTCCGAAGTGATCCGCAGCGGCGAAACGGAAGTGTTGGTGGAAGCCCTTTCTTCCAAGGAGGCAGCCAGCCTTGAGTTCAGCAAGGAGCTGGACAGCAAGCAGAAGCTCCGGCAGAGCTACCTGGAATTCGAATTTGCCGCAGCAGGACATCCGGTCAGCAGCGGTACTGTGCTGTTCGTGAAATCCAAACATTTCGACTATTTGGATCCGCAGCTCCAAGCAGAAGTAACAGAAGCGAACGATCGTTTCGTGATCGTGCTGCGCAGCCGGGCCTTCGCCAAATTTGTGTCGCTGGACCTGCGGGCGGCGGACGCACGGTGGAGCGACAACCTTTTTGACTTGTCCGCTTCCAAGCCGAAGTCGGTTACAGTCTTTAAAGACAGCTTGTCGGAGGCCTTAAGCCTGGAGGCTTTCAAGGAGCAGCTGACCGTCCGGAGCTTGTACGAAACGTATGTATAAGCCGTGAACCTAATCCAGCCAAATCTGGCGGCCTTGATCCCTATATTTAGGGAATCAAGGCCGCTGAATAGGTTTTCCTGCGAAACTAAGAAAGTCCCGCGTTTCCTACGCTTTATTCTCCTGCTCCTGATAGGCCAGCTTATGGCCGTCTTCGAATCCTTGGGCAAAACCTGTGTTGAAGCCTTCCTGATAGGTTTCGTTGTAGCCCTCCTGATATAAAGCATTCGTATCGATGGAATGCTCTGCTGGTTGCTGCACCAGCGGCTGAACAACGGCCTTTCTTCCCCGGTGCAGGCTTCCTCTTCTTCTGCGAAGCTTTCTGCGGACCGTCTTCCCTTTACCCAGCTTCTTCTTGCGAAGCCAGACCGTACTCCGTCCAGTCCGTTTGGTCAGTCTGCGCTTGCGTATTTTGCCGCTGCTTCTTCTTTTGCGCAGTTTAACCGGTTTATTTGTTTTCTTTAAAGCCATAGGTTAATCTTCCTCCTTCATTCCCTGTTCAATAGACGTAGCTGACTCAGCGTTAATCCAGGGCTTCGCCGGAACACCGGTATACTGCCGGTTCAGCTTAACCCCTGTAAGCAATGCGGCCATCGCTTGCTGGTACCGGGTCATCCGGTGGACCTCATGAGCAAGCAGCTCAGCGGTTTCTTCGGAATAGGACGAAACGTCGGCCAAGCTGTCCAGAATACGCGCCACTGCATTTTGGCTTCTGGAAATAGACATAATTAATTGAAGCTTGGCCTCTTGTTCCGTCGGCGGACGGTTCAAGAGCATCATTTTTCCTCATCTCCAAATCCTAATCCGCCCAGGCCTCCCAAACCTCCAAGCATGTCTCCGAATCCGCCCGAATCTCCAGCTCCGCCGGAAGTGGCCAGCACCGCCCGAAGGTTGCTGCACAATCCGTTCTCAAGCTTGGTTAATCCTTCGATGAGCTCCACCATCTGCTCATGGACGCCCAGCGGCTGACCCAGCTGGCTCTCATGATCGCTGAAGCTGCCTGCATGCAAATGGTTGAGCGTCCAGTTCCTCGTCTTCTCCGCTTCAAGGGCTTTTGCCTCAAGCATCATGGCTACGTTCCATTGAATTTTGGCTGCGGCATCCAATATGTTGATATAAGCGTGCTCCCTGCTCACTTTCTCACCTCCGAGATCCGGCTTCTACTCCTCTTCCGAACCTTTAAGCTCTGTCATTACCTGCGTAAGGTTCTCGGCAATGGCTTCCTCCAGGTCCGCAATGGAGTTCAAATAAGCGATAATGCTTTTGTTTACGGAAGACGTACTTTCCAGCATTCCCTCAACACCTTCAAAATCCGGCTCTTCGTCCGGCAGCGCATGCACGATCTGTGCCATCCTGACCGTAATATGGCGTTCGGCATCGATGATACGGGCAAGCTGTTGGTGTGAATGCGCCATGTGCATCAGAATATCGGTAATCTTTTGATCCACGTTGTTAGCCCCTCCATTTGCCCCGGACGCCCGGCGCTATAAACCAAAACGCCCCGGCGTCCTACTGATTTCAGCATATGCCGGGGCCACAATGTACGTTCCGCTATGACTCTTCGTCCAGGGGATAATTTTATAACTCGTCTGACAGCAGAATTACAGGCGGGAGAACAAGGGCTCCTTCAGGATAAGCAGCCAGCTGTTCGGCCGATCCGCGGACGATTCTGCGTTCAAGTCCCCAAATCTCTACCGTATACCGGGTCAGGATCGGCCGGGCCGTACCCCGGTCAATCTGGAACAATCCGCCTTCGGGAAGTTCGATGACAGCTCCTTCTTTGTATGGGATTGAAACGGCTGTCTCCGGCGTCGAGGACAGGGGCGCGGCTTGAGCGACCTGATCGACTTGAGGATCTGGCGGGACGGCTAGCTCTGACATGACCGCTTCAGCCTGCTCCAGCGTCCATTCCCCGGCATAAGGCAGATTTCGTAAATCCCGCTGAGATACTCTGACCTTAGGACCGCTATAAGCCAGACCATCATAAGCACCTCCAGCGCTGATCCGGAATTTCATGCCGTCCTGAAGCCAATACAGGTGTCCTGTGCCGCTTTCCGCCACCACCTTGGCGGGAATTCCTTCATAGGAACTGCACCCTTGAAGACCAGCCTGGGACCGGCGGCTTGAATCGCGTGCCAAATA
Encoded proteins:
- a CDS encoding beta-mannosidase encodes the protein MRLLTLNGVWKMKRTDETEWNSAVVPGSVFQDLLEAGKMEDPFFRDNEYDILEQTKFDYEYERTFLVEQGALDHDVVLLRCEGLDTLCEIRINGNLVLEADNMHRTYEPDVKQVLKPGENHIHVLLNSPTRYVLERDKEMYLCSCADAVPGISHLRKAHSMFGWDWGPQLPDSGIWRDIDLRGYDFGRIEDVLVTQHHTDDHVSLEIRTDVRQWREAGLRVRIVLKAPDGETWEHEATLDGYSVLQTIGVDHPELWWPHNYGSQPLYGLTVQVLNGDRVIDDKTIRIGLRTLTIRQEEDQWGESFEFEVNGKSIFAMGANYIPEDNVFGRLSFGRSKNLLQSCVEANYNCIRIWGGGFYPDDRFYDLCDEYGLIVWQDHLYACGAYDFNEAFKENIRQETIDNVKRLRHHASLGIWSGNNELEYAWAYWGWTERFGEKLRDDYLLQFEQFMPELNQSLDPNTFYWRSSPSSAGGLDDPNKESLGDMHYWDVWHGRKPITEFRTLFPRFMSEFGLQSFPSLKTVETFTLPEDRNIFSYVMEAHQKNGTGNEKILYYISEYFKYPKDFDSLLYVSQLIQAEGMRVGVEHWRRNRGRCMGAIYWQLNDIWPGASWSSLDYFGRWKATHHAAKRFFAPVLASACEEGTTASLHVTNETLHPVSGRLSWRLMNHRSEVIRSGETEVLVEALSSKEAASLEFSKELDSKQKLRQSYLEFEFAAAGHPVSSGTVLFVKSKHFDYLDPQLQAEVTEANDRFVIVLRSRAFAKFVSLDLRAADARWSDNLFDLSASKPKSVTVFKDSLSEALSLEAFKEQLTVRSLYETYV
- a CDS encoding AraC family transcriptional regulator; this translates as MQIPVLRAAALIDAQVQSNYHIVHSIQHAYPLHSHDFYELFLVTSGRCIHRINGEEQPLETGAMAFVRPGDTHGYDYWGHEDCRFMNVNYYPEIVENAFAYFGNPGFAQKLKEGRKSPVVRLVSSDLEAISRKGRQMHLYTTTDKPKARMAARSLLTEALAYFYYDYRDENGRTLPEWLDLLLIEMQKKENFTAGLERLNELADRSVSHLNRIFKQYLQTTPTAYINQLRLSYARNLLLTTRLSILEVSLEAGFDNLSHFYHLFKKCFGLSPGKIRSG
- a CDS encoding restriction endonuclease subunit S; its protein translation is MSREHAYINILDAAAKIQWNVAMMLEAKALEAEKTRNWTLNHLHAGSFSDHESQLGQPLGVHEQMVELIEGLTKLENGLCSNLRAVLATSGGAGDSGGFGDMLGGLGGLGGLGFGDEEK
- a CDS encoding nucleoside-diphosphate sugar epimerase; translation: MDQKITDILMHMAHSHQQLARIIDAERHITVRMAQIVHALPDEEPDFEGVEGMLESTSSVNKSIIAYLNSIADLEEAIAENLTQVMTELKGSEEE